The following proteins are encoded in a genomic region of bacterium:
- a CDS encoding sugar phosphate nucleotidyltransferase yields the protein MKAVVMAGGYGTRLRPLTIKRPKPMIPVANLPILEHIVHLLVRHGFSEILMLTYFFPESIEEYFGDGSRFGVRISYHQDPPGGLGTAGAVRAVADIIDGPFLVISGDVITDFDLTEACDFHRDRGELATMVLTRVNNPLPFGVVITDDQGKVSRFLEKPSWGEVFSDTINTGIYIIQPEVLDRIPAGKNRDFSKDVFPGLLAEGNPPGAYVAQGYWKDVGNPMEYLQLHREIATGTIVLNIPGEARTTSEATVFVGENAEIAEGARLSGLVVIGDGALIGDGARIRDSFIGPGSIVEGGVRMRSSILWDGVRVGKGAFIAGSVIGSGTEIRTRANVEEASIVSDDCIIGRGSIVRSGVRVWPDKVVEDEAILASDFIWGSRWRGTLFTSGIIQGLANREITPEFMARLGAAFGATLPEGSAVSLSLGMHRLAKMMGEAIAAGILSIGIDVHDCRIVPIPVARHQIRAQGDVGGIHVRLAPSDPEILEIRLYREDGRELTTAERNEIDRLFFRMDFKRATVDNSGSISAPDYGPESYEKVFLKKIDLETIAASPMRVVVDYSFGSTLKVLPSLLGRTRCEVVSLNAHRDEEKVVRTTKQFDRAVRQLSQYVVGLDAGIGAIVSASGETLFLLDEKGRWIDGGNMLQVLARLVFKTNPGCMVAVPASASGNLEKIAAEYGSRILRTPINPSALLDTAVTSGAFMAGNGEGGIAFADFHPSFDAMFCLVKTVEMMARTGETLGGLVDSLPEAFLQHSIVPCPWEAKGLVMRHLVEELGEDAKGIEGVRFDEGDGWVLIYPSSNHACFHIYAESATPGGVSDKLKTWSRKVENMQQ from the coding sequence TTGAAAGCCGTTGTCATGGCAGGCGGGTACGGAACCCGGCTCAGGCCGCTGACCATCAAGCGCCCCAAACCGATGATACCGGTCGCCAACCTTCCGATACTCGAGCACATCGTCCATCTCCTGGTCCGCCACGGTTTTTCCGAGATCCTCATGCTGACCTACTTTTTCCCCGAGTCCATTGAAGAGTATTTCGGGGACGGTTCCCGATTCGGGGTCCGGATCTCCTATCACCAGGATCCGCCGGGCGGCCTGGGCACCGCAGGCGCGGTGCGTGCCGTGGCCGATATCATTGACGGGCCTTTCCTGGTCATCAGCGGAGACGTCATCACCGATTTCGATCTCACCGAGGCGTGCGATTTTCACCGGGACCGCGGTGAACTGGCGACCATGGTCCTGACCAGGGTCAACAACCCCCTGCCCTTCGGTGTCGTGATCACCGACGATCAGGGCAAGGTTTCCAGGTTCCTGGAAAAACCGTCCTGGGGGGAGGTGTTCAGCGACACCATCAACACCGGGATCTACATCATACAGCCCGAGGTCCTCGACAGGATCCCCGCAGGCAAGAACCGGGATTTTTCCAAGGACGTTTTCCCGGGCCTCCTGGCCGAGGGGAACCCTCCGGGCGCGTACGTGGCTCAGGGCTACTGGAAGGATGTTGGAAACCCGATGGAGTACCTGCAGCTGCATCGGGAGATCGCCACCGGTACCATCGTCCTGAACATCCCGGGCGAGGCGAGGACAACCAGCGAGGCCACGGTCTTCGTGGGTGAGAACGCCGAGATCGCCGAGGGGGCCAGGTTGTCCGGCCTGGTTGTGATCGGGGACGGGGCCCTGATAGGCGACGGGGCCAGGATCCGCGATTCGTTCATCGGCCCCGGATCGATCGTTGAGGGCGGCGTCCGCATGCGCTCGTCCATCCTGTGGGACGGAGTCCGGGTAGGTAAGGGGGCTTTCATCGCGGGAAGCGTCATCGGGTCCGGAACCGAGATCCGAACGAGGGCCAATGTGGAGGAGGCCTCCATCGTCAGCGACGATTGCATCATCGGCCGGGGCAGCATCGTCCGGTCAGGTGTGAGGGTCTGGCCGGACAAGGTCGTCGAGGACGAAGCCATCCTGGCCAGTGATTTTATCTGGGGTTCCCGCTGGCGGGGTACCCTGTTTACCTCCGGCATCATCCAGGGCCTGGCCAACAGGGAGATCACTCCCGAGTTCATGGCCCGCCTGGGGGCCGCTTTCGGCGCCACGCTGCCCGAAGGGTCCGCTGTTTCCCTTTCCCTGGGAATGCACAGGCTTGCCAAGATGATGGGGGAAGCCATTGCCGCCGGCATCCTGTCCATCGGGATCGACGTCCACGACTGCAGGATCGTCCCCATACCGGTGGCCCGGCACCAGATCAGGGCACAGGGCGACGTGGGGGGAATTCACGTCAGGCTTGCCCCGTCCGATCCGGAGATCCTCGAAATCCGCCTTTACAGGGAGGACGGAAGGGAACTCACGACCGCCGAACGCAACGAGATCGACCGGCTGTTCTTCAGGATGGATTTCAAACGGGCCACGGTGGACAACTCCGGGTCCATCAGCGCCCCCGACTACGGGCCTGAATCCTACGAAAAGGTGTTCCTGAAAAAGATCGATCTCGAGACGATCGCCGCGTCGCCGATGAGGGTGGTGGTGGATTACTCCTTCGGCAGTACCCTGAAGGTGCTCCCTTCCCTGCTGGGCCGCACCCGCTGTGAGGTGGTGTCTCTCAACGCCCACCGTGACGAGGAAAAGGTGGTCAGGACCACAAAGCAGTTCGATCGCGCCGTGCGCCAGTTGTCCCAGTACGTGGTAGGGCTCGATGCGGGCATTGGAGCCATCGTCAGCGCCAGCGGGGAGACCCTGTTCCTCCTGGATGAGAAGGGCCGGTGGATCGATGGCGGGAATATGCTCCAGGTGCTCGCCCGGCTGGTGTTCAAAACCAACCCCGGCTGCATGGTGGCCGTGCCGGCCAGCGCCAGCGGCAACCTCGAAAAGATCGCCGCCGAATACGGGAGCCGGATCCTCAGGACCCCCATCAACCCCAGCGCCCTTCTGGACACGGCGGTGACGTCCGGCGCATTCATGGCCGGGAACGGAGAAGGGGGTATCGCTTTTGCCGATTTTCATCCCTCCTTCGACGCCATGTTCTGTCTCGTCAAGACGGTCGAGATGATGGCGCGTACCGGTGAGACCCTTGGCGGCCTGGTCGATTCCCTCCCGGAGGCGTTCCTCCAGCACAGCATCGTTCCCTGCCCGTGGGAGGCCAAGGGCCTGGTGATGCGGCATCTCGTGGAGGAACTCGGGGAGGACGCCAAGGGGATCGAAGGGGTGCGGTTCGACGAAGGCGACGGGTGGGTCCTGATCTATCCCAGTTCCAACCACGCCTGTTTCCACATCTACGCCGAGAGCGCCACGCCTGGCGGCGTCAGCGACAAGCTAAAGACCTGGTCAAGGAAGGTCGAGAACATGCAGCAATAA